Proteins encoded in a region of the Polyodon spathula isolate WHYD16114869_AA chromosome 9, ASM1765450v1, whole genome shotgun sequence genome:
- the LOC121321178 gene encoding olfactory receptor 10G4-like — MASRNNTVGITEFIITGFNDLEHPKAVGIVILMIYSLILLGSSTNICIIASDKRLHTPMYFFICNVAIVDMMYTTSASVTILTVLLMGVKTVSYKPCAAQMFVYHLGDFMEASAIGLLAFDRLIAISNPLRYHSILTNTHILLLVLTTWVINSAVIGILADVTEGLPYCHTVLKYTFCDYPGSVRAACVNPDDYFVFTTIAVILLIYGNFVFILLSYAWIIFTVFKISSESRKHMFSTCFSHMIVAVCYFVPKFVANILTRVGLVLTIPERNGIHIVATLVPSLVNPVVYCLRTQEIRNRMLRIFKNNTVMPTFMFPSHLRHLIIQGKNVNLVSILIAASKYLVHRVVDCGNLSITLMSRDPRLLKSLTLGEFVITFSAYRDVFCTAYPHRRQELDQYLLYISKLSVRYRGTIFYDYHKDFSTKAVCG; from the exons ATGGCATCCAGGAACAACACAGTTGGAATCACAGAGTTTATCATTACTGGTTTCAATGACCTTGAGCATCCAAAGGCAGTGGGAATTGTAATTCTGATGATCTATTCACTTATTTTACTAGGCAGCTCCACCAATATATGTATTATAGCATCAGACAAACGTCTTCACACACCAATGTActttttcatttgcaatgtaGCCATTGTAGATATGATGTACACCACCAGTGCTAGTGTGACGATATTAACAGTTCTTCTAATGGGAGTGAAAACAGTATCTTACAAGCCCTGTGCTGCTCAGATGTTTGTGTATCACTTGGGGGATTTCATGGAAGCCAGTGCTATTGGTTTGCTGGCCTTTGATCGATTGATTGCAATTTCCAATCCCTTAAGATACCACAGCATACTTACCAACACTCATATACTGTTATTAGTGTTAACTACATGGGTAATAAACAGTGCTGTAATAGGTATTTTAGCCGATGTAACTGAAGGACTTCCTTACTGTCATACTGTTCTTAAATATACGTTTTGTGACTATCCTGGTTCGGTAAGAGCAGCCTGTGTGAATCCTGATGATTACTTTGTGTTTACAACCATTGCTGTTATTTTGTTGATATATGGAAactttgtctttattttgttatCGTACGCATGGATAATTTTCACAGTGTTTAAAATTTCCTCTGAAAGCAGAAAACACATGTTTAGCACTTGCTTCAGCCATATGATTGTGGCTGTTTGCTACTTTGTTCCCAAATTTGTTGCCAATATTCTTACTAGAGTTGGTCTTGTGTTAACAATACCAGAGCGCAATGGGATACACATTGTAGCAACCTTGGTCCCTTCTCTTGTAAATCCTGTGGTGTATTGCCTTAGGACACAGGAAATAAGAAACAGAATGCTCAGAATATTTAAGAATAATACTGTGATGCCGA CCTTCATGTTCCCCTCTCATCTCCGCCACCTAATCATCCAGGGTAAGAACGTCAACCTCGTATCCATCCTCATTGCAGCCTCCAAGTACCTTGTCCATCGGGTAGTGGATTGCGGCAACCTCTCCATCACCCTTATGTCCCGAGATCCACGGCTTCTAAAGAGTCTCACCCTCGGAGAGTTCGTCATCACTTTTTCAGCATACCGTGATGTTTTCTGCACAGCCTACCCTCACAGAC